The genomic stretch AAGACCTCCTGTTATTTTTTCTCCTAAAGCGGTTACAAACATTAAAAAAACAAATAAAAAAGGCATGAGAAAGATGTATCGAAAGAAGCATACGGATATATTACCCATAAAACTCCATTTCAATTACATTCTTTACTCATGCCTGATCGTATCAGTAACACGTAAAAAATAAATGCTTATTTAACTTTTTTCTGAAGCCTTTGAAGATGCATCGTCAGATACACAGCTTCAGCATCGCATACTTGTTTTTTCAAGGTCTGCTGCATCACTTTAATGAGTTTCCACGAAAGATTGTAACATACCGGATATTCTTCTTTCAAGAGGGCTGCAAATTTTTCTGGCTCTTCCACTTTTTCTCCATTATTGACCCTTTCAATCGTGAAACGTATGTGGCGTACAAGTCTTGTGTAGTCTATGCCTTCTTTATCGATTTCTATCTCAAGGTTTTCCTCAATCATTTGTACCAGTTTTGTCACAAGCTGTGAGTGTTTGTTCACATCAGACAGATTGCGATTCATAACCGCGCTATGGATATGGAGAGCAACAAAGCCGACTTCCCCTACAGGAAGTTCAATTCCGGATTTTTCTTTAATCAACTGTACAACTTCCCTGGCGATTTCGAATTCATTTGGATACAGTGTCTTTGTTTCCACCAAAAATGGATTTTTGAACTCCATGCCATTCGCGATCCGGTTTACCGCAAACATTAAATGGTCGGTCAGGGCAACATGGATGTGTTCGTTGAGCT from Mesobacillus jeotgali encodes the following:
- the glcT gene encoding glucose PTS transporter transcription antiterminator GlcT translates to MDKIEVKKGLNNNVLIADHPNFGEVILIGKGIGFNRKKGDLIEEGQAEKTFVLRDQKEQANYIKLLPFVENDLHEAIISSIELIKQRSGSQLNEHIHVALTDHLMFAVNRIANGMEFKNPFLVETKTLYPNEFEIAREVVQLIKEKSGIELPVGEVGFVALHIHSAVMNRNLSDVNKHSQLVTKLVQMIEENLEIEIDKEGIDYTRLVRHIRFTIERVNNGEKVEEPEKFAALLKEEYPVCYNLSWKLIKVMQQTLKKQVCDAEAVYLTMHLQRLQKKVK